Proteins co-encoded in one Marmota flaviventris isolate mMarFla1 chromosome 9, mMarFla1.hap1, whole genome shotgun sequence genomic window:
- the Rce1 gene encoding CAAX prenyl protease 2 isoform X2, producing the protein MGCACCRSHGLSGSRSQRRWAARVPGCAAGCRCSPASALPALTWAACTSGRASCPGTSLLTLMGFRLEGIFPAALLPLLLTMILFLGPLMQLSLDCPCDLADGLKVVLAPRSWARCLTDMRWLRNQVIAPLTEELVFRACMLPMLAPCMGLGPAVFTCPLFFGVAHFHHIIEQLRFRQSSVGSIFLSAAFQFSYTAVFGAYTAFLFIRTGHLIGPVLCHSFCNYMGFPAVCAALEHPQRRPLLAGYALGVGLFLLLLQPLTNPKLYGSLPLCVLLERAGDSEALLCS; encoded by the exons ATGGGCTGCGCCTGCTGTCGGTCTCACGGCCTGAGCGGCAGCCGGAGTCAGCGGCGCTGGGCAGCCCGGGTCCCGGGCTGTGCTGCTGGGTGTCggtgttctcctgcctcagccttgcctGCTCTTACGTGGGCAGCCTGTACGTCTGGAAGAGCGAGCTGCCCAG GCACATCCCTGCTCACCCTGATGGGCTTCAGGCTGGAGGGCATTTTCCCAGCAGCACTGCTGCCCCTGCTGCTGACCATG ATCCTTTTCCTGGGTCCACTGATGCAACTCTCTCTGGATTGCCCTTGTGATCTGGCAGATGGGCTGAAGGTGGTCCTTG CCCCTCGATCCTGGGCCCGCTGCCTCACAGACATGCGTTGGCTGCGGAACCAAGTGATTGCGCCCCTGACAGAGGAGCTGGTATTCCGGGCCTGTATGCTGCCCATGTTAGCACCATGCATGGGCCTGGGCCCTGCTGTGTTCACCTGCCCACTCTTCTTTGGAGTTG CCCATTTTCACCACATTATTGAGCAGCTGCGTTTCCGCCAGAGCAGTGTGGGGAGCATCTTCTTGTCTGCAG CGTTCCAGTTCTCCTATACAGCTGTCTTCGGTGCCTACACTGCTTTCCTCTTCATCCGCACAG GACACCTGATTGGGCCTGTTCTCTGCCACTCCTTCTGCAATTACATGGGCTTCCCAGCTGTGTGTGCTGCCCTGGAACATCCGCAGAGGCGGCCCCTTCTGGCAGGCTATGCCCTGGGTGTGGGACTCTTCCTGCTTCTACTCCAACCCCTCACCAACCCCAAGCTCTACGGCAGCCTTCCCCTTTGTGTGCTTTTGGAGCGGGCAGGGGACTCAGAGGCTCTCCTGTGCTCCTGA
- the Rce1 gene encoding CAAX prenyl protease 2 isoform X1 — MAALGGDGLRLLSVSRPERQPESAALGSPGPGLCCWVSVFSCLSLACSYVGSLYVWKSELPRDHPAVIKRRFTSVLVVSSLSPLCVLLWRELTGIQPGTSLLTLMGFRLEGIFPAALLPLLLTMILFLGPLMQLSLDCPCDLADGLKVVLAPRSWARCLTDMRWLRNQVIAPLTEELVFRACMLPMLAPCMGLGPAVFTCPLFFGVAHFHHIIEQLRFRQSSVGSIFLSAAFQFSYTAVFGAYTAFLFIRTGHLIGPVLCHSFCNYMGFPAVCAALEHPQRRPLLAGYALGVGLFLLLLQPLTNPKLYGSLPLCVLLERAGDSEALLCS; from the exons ATGGCGGCGCTGGGCGGGGATGGGCTGCGCCTGCTGTCGGTCTCACGGCCTGAGCGGCAGCCGGAGTCAGCGGCGCTGGGCAGCCCGGGTCCCGGGCTGTGCTGCTGGGTGTCggtgttctcctgcctcagccttgcctGCTCTTACGTGGGCAGCCTGTACGTCTGGAAGAGCGAGCTGCCCAG GGACCACCCTGCCGTCATCAAGCGGCGTTTCACCAGTGTCCTGGTGGTTTCCAGTCTCTCACCCCTCTGCGTGCTGCTTTGGAGGGAACTAACGGGCATCCAG CCAGGCACATCCCTGCTCACCCTGATGGGCTTCAGGCTGGAGGGCATTTTCCCAGCAGCACTGCTGCCCCTGCTGCTGACCATG ATCCTTTTCCTGGGTCCACTGATGCAACTCTCTCTGGATTGCCCTTGTGATCTGGCAGATGGGCTGAAGGTGGTCCTTG CCCCTCGATCCTGGGCCCGCTGCCTCACAGACATGCGTTGGCTGCGGAACCAAGTGATTGCGCCCCTGACAGAGGAGCTGGTATTCCGGGCCTGTATGCTGCCCATGTTAGCACCATGCATGGGCCTGGGCCCTGCTGTGTTCACCTGCCCACTCTTCTTTGGAGTTG CCCATTTTCACCACATTATTGAGCAGCTGCGTTTCCGCCAGAGCAGTGTGGGGAGCATCTTCTTGTCTGCAG CGTTCCAGTTCTCCTATACAGCTGTCTTCGGTGCCTACACTGCTTTCCTCTTCATCCGCACAG GACACCTGATTGGGCCTGTTCTCTGCCACTCCTTCTGCAATTACATGGGCTTCCCAGCTGTGTGTGCTGCCCTGGAACATCCGCAGAGGCGGCCCCTTCTGGCAGGCTATGCCCTGGGTGTGGGACTCTTCCTGCTTCTACTCCAACCCCTCACCAACCCCAAGCTCTACGGCAGCCTTCCCCTTTGTGTGCTTTTGGAGCGGGCAGGGGACTCAGAGGCTCTCCTGTGCTCCTGA
- the Rce1 gene encoding CAAX prenyl protease 2 isoform X3: protein MAALGGDGLRLLSVSRPERQPESAALGSPGPGLCCWVSVFSCLSLACSYVGSLYVWKSELPRDHPAVIKRRFTSVLVVSSLSPLCVLLWRELTGIQPGTSLLTLMGFRLEGIFPAALLPLLLTMILFLGPLMQLSLDCPCDLADGLKVVLAPRSWARCLTDMRWLRNQVIAPLTEELVFRACMLPMLAPCMGLGPAVFTCPLFFGVAHFHHIIEQLRFRQSSVGSIFLSAAFQFSYTAVFGAYTAFLFIRTGATKFLLPQSLRQAEPGPSAW, encoded by the exons ATGGCGGCGCTGGGCGGGGATGGGCTGCGCCTGCTGTCGGTCTCACGGCCTGAGCGGCAGCCGGAGTCAGCGGCGCTGGGCAGCCCGGGTCCCGGGCTGTGCTGCTGGGTGTCggtgttctcctgcctcagccttgcctGCTCTTACGTGGGCAGCCTGTACGTCTGGAAGAGCGAGCTGCCCAG GGACCACCCTGCCGTCATCAAGCGGCGTTTCACCAGTGTCCTGGTGGTTTCCAGTCTCTCACCCCTCTGCGTGCTGCTTTGGAGGGAACTAACGGGCATCCAG CCAGGCACATCCCTGCTCACCCTGATGGGCTTCAGGCTGGAGGGCATTTTCCCAGCAGCACTGCTGCCCCTGCTGCTGACCATG ATCCTTTTCCTGGGTCCACTGATGCAACTCTCTCTGGATTGCCCTTGTGATCTGGCAGATGGGCTGAAGGTGGTCCTTG CCCCTCGATCCTGGGCCCGCTGCCTCACAGACATGCGTTGGCTGCGGAACCAAGTGATTGCGCCCCTGACAGAGGAGCTGGTATTCCGGGCCTGTATGCTGCCCATGTTAGCACCATGCATGGGCCTGGGCCCTGCTGTGTTCACCTGCCCACTCTTCTTTGGAGTTG CCCATTTTCACCACATTATTGAGCAGCTGCGTTTCCGCCAGAGCAGTGTGGGGAGCATCTTCTTGTCTGCAG CGTTCCAGTTCTCCTATACAGCTGTCTTCGGTGCCTACACTGCTTTCCTCTTCATCCGCACAG GAGCAACAAAATTTCTTCTACCACAGTCGTTGAGACAAGCTGAGCCAGGGCCCTCAGCTTGGTGA
- the Rce1 gene encoding CAAX prenyl protease 2 isoform X4, with product MGFRLEGIFPAALLPLLLTMILFLGPLMQLSLDCPCDLADGLKVVLAPRSWARCLTDMRWLRNQVIAPLTEELVFRACMLPMLAPCMGLGPAVFTCPLFFGVAHFHHIIEQLRFRQSSVGSIFLSAAFQFSYTAVFGAYTAFLFIRTGHLIGPVLCHSFCNYMGFPAVCAALEHPQRRPLLAGYALGVGLFLLLLQPLTNPKLYGSLPLCVLLERAGDSEALLCS from the exons ATGGGCTTCAGGCTGGAGGGCATTTTCCCAGCAGCACTGCTGCCCCTGCTGCTGACCATG ATCCTTTTCCTGGGTCCACTGATGCAACTCTCTCTGGATTGCCCTTGTGATCTGGCAGATGGGCTGAAGGTGGTCCTTG CCCCTCGATCCTGGGCCCGCTGCCTCACAGACATGCGTTGGCTGCGGAACCAAGTGATTGCGCCCCTGACAGAGGAGCTGGTATTCCGGGCCTGTATGCTGCCCATGTTAGCACCATGCATGGGCCTGGGCCCTGCTGTGTTCACCTGCCCACTCTTCTTTGGAGTTG CCCATTTTCACCACATTATTGAGCAGCTGCGTTTCCGCCAGAGCAGTGTGGGGAGCATCTTCTTGTCTGCAG CGTTCCAGTTCTCCTATACAGCTGTCTTCGGTGCCTACACTGCTTTCCTCTTCATCCGCACAG GACACCTGATTGGGCCTGTTCTCTGCCACTCCTTCTGCAATTACATGGGCTTCCCAGCTGTGTGTGCTGCCCTGGAACATCCGCAGAGGCGGCCCCTTCTGGCAGGCTATGCCCTGGGTGTGGGACTCTTCCTGCTTCTACTCCAACCCCTCACCAACCCCAAGCTCTACGGCAGCCTTCCCCTTTGTGTGCTTTTGGAGCGGGCAGGGGACTCAGAGGCTCTCCTGTGCTCCTGA